The Schistocerca piceifrons isolate TAMUIC-IGC-003096 chromosome 5, iqSchPice1.1, whole genome shotgun sequence genome has a segment encoding these proteins:
- the LOC124799003 gene encoding uncharacterized protein LOC124799003, which produces MVLGIIHSLKSKYQKALVLKALAFIERNEVLKLNILQAMHFLTGAWKMATKETISNCFHKVGFNVMSSHDKDGDEVVVDMHDWVQVSNNFPLTFNEFVACDDNSITTCIRDVEEICKDEVKQNDEGIEEDNVRDEKMQTPTFSEAIASIDIVRRFVTAFKVECHC; this is translated from the coding sequence ATGGTTCTAGGGATTATTCATAGCCTGAAAAGCAAGTATCAGAAAGCTCTTGTCCTTAAAGCACTTGCCTTTATTGAAAGGAATGAAGTGCTTAAATTGAACATCCTGCAAGCAATGCATTTCCTCACAGGAGCTTGGAAAATGGCAACAAAGGAAACCATCTCAAATTGCTTTCATAAGGTTGGATTTAATGTAATGAGCTCTCATGACAAAGACGGTGATGAAGTAGTAGTGGACATGCATGATTGGGTGCAGGTATCTAACAACTTCCCCCTCACTTTTAATGAATTTGTGGCTTGTGATGATAATTCCATCACTACATGCATCCGAGATGTTGAGGAAATCTGCAAAGATGaagtaaagcagaatgatgaaggTATTGAAGAAGACAATGTTAGGGATGAAAAAATGCAAACACCAACATTCAGTGAAGCTATTGCCAGCATAGACATTGTCCGGAGATTTGTCACAGCATTTAAAGTGGAGTGCCATTGTTGA